The Scomber japonicus isolate fScoJap1 chromosome 12, fScoJap1.pri, whole genome shotgun sequence sequence GCCCACTGGGgttctgatttattttcttgaatAATCCCCACAATCAAAgagaacacaaaaacacaaaacaaaagaatattGTCTATGCAGAACAGTAATGGATAAGACTTTGAATTGAAAACGAGACTAAGAATGTACCTGAGATATAAGTGTATGACAGGCTGCTGCCAAACAAGTGGCAACTGAAATACCTTAACCTGCAtccaaaagcaaaaacacaaagtcaccattagaaaaaaaataggTTAATTACAAAACACAGATAAATGCATAAGTTCAGAGTTAAATAGGATGAAAAACTAGCTGCCAGTGCAAACAGGTGGTTTCTTATCTCAAGATCATCAGCTGCGAAATCAACTGAAACACAAAGGgtggaaaacacattttctctctctgtcttcatcaTGATAAATGAGtattaaatcacagcaaaatTGGGTTTGAGTAAGTATCCAAACATGTAGCCTTCCTTTACATTAGTGTAATTGAGAATGAACTGCCACACCTGTAAAACCTTGTCCACACTTCAGTCCAGCTATTTTGTTTCGACAATTTCtcaaaaatgcttttaattCTAAATCTGGACATCATTATATTCATGTTCTTGGTGTTTCAGTTGTCACCATCACTATTTGGGACAACACAAAGCTCTAACATGCATTATGTCCATTGAACGTCCATTAAATAGAGACCATACCCAATAAAAACcaaatgtaaacacaataatacaataGTCCATTGAATCCTCTTAGATCAAGGAAAAAGATATGGTCTTAGTTTTGTTAGTACACGAATTACACAATAAGAAAACGTACTGTTAAATGTTCAACAAATGTTTTGGCAGTATGGAGGATAAACcataacaacacaaaaaagtgGAATAATAAGGACTAGGAAGAACCACAGGTCCTGCTAGTTTGAGTGAAGGAATTATTCCATTCCTGTACTCCACTGGGAGCCAGTCCTTGATGCGCTTCAGACAATTTCTACCATAATCTTCCTAAATAACAGACACATAATCTGCTTGACTCTgcctgtttattttaatttgattgaCAAACTTTAGTCCTAAATTTCCCATATctcaaaaaaaagtttttacagTGGACAggtcaaattatttttttcgCACTTCAGGTCTGCTTCCCCTTGTCTTCCTTAGCTTGTGATGTTTTGAGGCTAACAGCCTTGTCACCTGGGATGGCCCCGTTGAACTCACCTCCCCTTCCTGCAGCCACTCTAAAGTTACAGTACAGAAACCTATTTAGAATTCAGTTGGTCAAATGGAAAACCTGAAGCCTGGTTATTGTGCATGTAGTAGACAAcactttattttagtttaacatCTCACCTAACTGCATTCACTGACTGAGGTCCTACTTACACCGATACTACCTTGGTTTTGCTGACCTTCAGTGAAGTTCTCAACTTAATGTAAAGATGTATAATTTTACTTTAGAGTGCAGGCAGTACAACTAAATAATAGCTGTGTGTTGTTATATGAGTCTCTTCAGTACTCCATACggatataaataatgtatttcagCTCCATTTGTTAGAAAAAGGTGTCACTTCCCATTAACCTACAGCATCATCGTCTACTTTATTACACTTTCACAGAAACATGTTTCCATCCCCCACTTTTTCCTGAGATGGTCactaataaaactaaactgagtTTGACCAGTTAGTCAAGTTAACTTGATTAAATGGccatcagccaatcacaggcatTTACCTAAAgaagagttgttgtttttataaaaatacaaatacatacatattacaTCTGGCAAAGAATGTACACAATACAATATAGGAGAATTGATAACATCAATGAAATAAGAGAGGAATAAATATTCTAAATAAATCGAAAATTAAATAATAGTAAGCTGTAGCATTGGTTACAACTATAGCGATAGAAAAAAATTAGAAATGTACGGCATTCATTTTGATTTGACATGTTGACATGGAGAATGGGACAGGGGCTGAAGTCAGGGGATTGCAGGGCTCACCCACACTTTAAGAATTGCTGCTTCACTCCAGATGTCAATAGACGATTCTTAGCAACTGGACTTTAATTACTTCCAGTTGTGCTCTTTCACTTAATCTGGGCTCTAATGCAGCAACTATTTATTGGGGTTGTAGAGACAGTATTGGTCTCAGCTGTATTACGAAATCACACCACAAAATCataaatgtttcagttttttggGAGATAATCCAAAAGAAATAGGCACAACCCTAGTCCATTAAAATATACACTCTGATGCAGGGTAGTCTCATATCCCTCCAGCAGATGGTAGTgtcacactgttttttttcaaatgtttctaCTTACTGGCAAATACTCATTACCTGCTACAACAAATTCACTGCTAACCTAACCATGGTCAacttatttctttcatttgttgttgttgaaaagtCAACTACAGCTATCCATTTGGCTCACACTACACTGTTTGGCTTCACCATCTATCATTGGAAGTACAGTGATGAAGAAACTGCTGGTGTGATCAAGAGCAGAAGGAACCTGAACTTTTGGTTTAAATTATTTACAGGTAGCAGGCACCTATTCATTTTTGTCAATGAGAGTTGCTTCTTTCTGTGTCAGAAGTGTTGTGCTGCCTCATGCAAGAGACCAAGCACTCCTTCTCTGAGAACAGCTCATCATTATGCCAGATGTTATGCCTTCAGTGCATCAATTGCCACTCTGTCAAATGTATgtacagatgggtgacaaattaaaggaaaaactgggacaggtctgaatgcttgacccctacagtgaatggatctggtggctctgttatgctgtgggggGTATTTTtctggcatggtttgggtccacgTGTCCCCATAGAGGGAAGGCTCTCTGCAAATCCATGCAAAGTTTTTCTAAGTAATCAATTCTATCCTGTAATAAAACCTtactatcctgatgggagtggtctcttccaggatggcAGTGCTGATGATCCATAGAGCATGAGGGGCCACTGAATAGTTTGGTGAGTATGAAAACAATGTGGCATATGCtgtggccttcacagtcaccagctCTTAATCCAGTTaaacacctatgggagattttggaccgATGTGTTATcatcaaaacaacaaatgagTGAATATCGTTTAGAAGAATGATGTTCATTGTTTCAGTAACATACAAAGACTGTGGAATCAATGCCAAGAtacactgaagctgttctggtggCACTTGGTGGTtcaacaccttactaagacactttatgttggtttttccttcaATTTGTCACCCGTATTGTACATCCTTCCATTTCATACTCACTAAACTATAATCAGCTGTAATTCTCTGTACCTTTGCCATTAAGAGTTTTTCTCATGTACAGTCTCTTTGAGGCTTTCATGTTTATTGCTAAACTACAATTATGGACAAACAATCAGTTATCTCAGAAGAAGCAGACACCACTATGATGCTGTGGATGACTATAGGAGTCTGCTATTCACCTTTTATGTCAGGATGTTGTTGACCAGGCACCAAGTGGGCTGATACATGACGGGACCCAGAAGGGTTAATTGGGGCAAGCCAAGTGTTGCTGAACAACAGAGAACATACCTGGAGCCATAGGTGAAAATCTAAAGGTTTTATACCTTAACAGCATAATAGGTTGGAATAGAGGTCACTTGTCAGTTTGTTCTGAAATAATGCTTAAGATTTATATGCTGCTACCTCAATTGTCTTGATCTGTATAGCCTAATTGTTAATTTATGCAACTAAACTATAGGTACTATAGGTGGTTCAGGTTGAGATTGCTGTCATGGTTAGAGGAAACATACATTGATGGCCATATAGGACAATGAATGCAAACCTCAGTCACAACAACTTGACTATTTGTCAGAAACAAACACTTTGTACACCTATCCACCGGGCTGAATTAGCCTGCAGTGCTGTCTGAAAATATATTGTAGGCCCTAACGAGGAATGTCACGGAGGGCCTTATACGAGCAAACAGATCAAACAGAACAGGCCCCACATCATCTCCAATACACAGAGAGGGGGCCATCAGGCGACCACAGATGGACTGGGGACCTGTGGATCTTTCAGCTTGTTACCTGTTGTgttcaagtgtcccagtaaacCATCACAGTGTGATAGTGaaccagcatgcacaatacaggactctgaaactgaagcagctaaatgggatttagtgttaaaaaaattttttaaagtatgtgaCTATAATTTTGAGAGCAAGTCGGTAAAGTATGTTTTCTTTGAACTTCATGGCCATAAAATGGTTGATGCAAGAATCGGCAAACCTTAAGACATTTTTGTGcgccatttaaaaaaatattctgcACACGTTCTCCAGCTGGTTTTGGCGAATTAGTTTGTCTATGTTGTATAATGTGTACCAGTCTGCACTGTACATTTTGACGCTGCATCATAATTATGTAACCTCAGCATACCGGCAACAATTAAGGTGCGTTCATCTCACTGATGTTAAGTGGAAAAGCAATGACACATCTCTGGCTCTCGATATTTAATCGCATGCGTTTGTTGAAGGGGTCAAAAAATGAGGCTACTTAAGTTTTGAATCCGATGAGAGCGATGCGGACTCTCGGGATCCGAGTGGAGATGCGGAGAATCATTTGCCACAGATTCCTCTGCATAGTGGAGGCACTATCACAGACCACGTGAGAGGAATATTCAATGACGGTCCCCGACAGACCGGTTCGTCTCTGCTAttgctcctctgctgctgacaTGGACTCTGGGACTCTGTACACTATCAGCTTCCCTCAAACGGACGCAGATGGAGGGCGACACTAAGTCTGAATGTAACCTTTGAtctattttctcttctttttctttgattgtttcttttcttttctttctttcttctcctccacaAGTCAAACAgtgaggggggcgggggggtatGGCTTGGCCGTGCATCAGCAGAGTGTGCTGCCTGGCTCGGTTTTGGAACCAGTTCGACAAATCGGACCTCTCAGTCCCGCTCACCATCCAGAACTACTCGGACATCGCCGAGCAGGAGGTGCGATCAGTGACCAAACAGGTCTCTGCCTCGGAGCGCGCACCCGGGAATAACTACTCAACCCCGGAGCCGCGCGCTGCCGGCTTCCCACAGGCGCCCGCAGATGGCCCGGGGACCCGGGGATCTTTCAGGGTACGGAAAGAGCCCAGTTACAAGCCCCGGGAGGACTACCACCCACCCGGCGTGCCTTTCCCCAGCGTCACTCAGTACAAGCAGGATTTCAAACCCTGGCCCATTCCCAGGAAGGATAATTTCCCTTGGATTAGTAATGGGGGTAGCAGGAGGGACAGTGTGTCGGACAGCCCGGCGAACAGTTATCACCACAGCCAGGCTCAGCAGGGGGAGAGccgaggggagagagaggagcggGGCAGGGGGCAGAGATGgggggagcagcagcaggtgatggaGGAGAGCAAAACCAGCTCCTACAGGTAAAACACATCAAAGATAGTAGACTTTTTCAGCACCTGTCGCTGTCCACTCCATCTGAATATTGGACCTGTGAGGAAAACTGGGGGGTGACTGTGTGCTTTGATGCTTAATAGGATTTTATTAATAGTTTATTGACTTCCAAGGTCGACCTACCAAGCCTCTATGAAAATAAGGGTCATCAATAATTCTcttacacatttcacatttatatATGGGAGGTCtcaaatatcaatatttaatatatatatatatttgcattttatcATATGACTCAGAGCGGTGGTTCTCAGCTTTTTGTGACACTTGAAAGAGAGGCTATGCTTATGTACAACTCCCTGTCACAGGTTTCCAGTTACTATTATAATATCTGGAAATTAAAGGGTTATTCTGATGATTTAACTTTCTTAAAGTTAAAAGACCAGTGGCGGAGTTATCTGGACTTTTAGACACTGGGTCAAGCTGTAAAAAAGACTGGATCCTGTACTTCAAAAATGTAACTTAATAGCATCTTTGATTAGATCCCATTGGCCTGGTAAATACATTTGTCTTTCAAACTCTACATTCATAGttaaaatctgtaaaatgtcTCCCATCCGGTCCATTTTATCAGAATTTAAGAGACTCCCTCCACAGACACAGAAGACATTATATAACTATTTTTGGTGGAGTGCCCCTTTATGTAAGTCTTTGGTAATTTTGCATGCTTAACAAAGTAGGCAACAAGTCAAGATCATCAGTAGCATATAGTTTTCCATCCATATTTTCTCCAAAGCATCACTTCAAAACCAAACCTGGTGATAAAACATTATACTGTACTGACTGTaatcccctctcctccccccatcTGTCCCAATCTGAtgcatctctctccctccaggCAAGAATACAGGCCATGGACAGGGGTGAGACCAGCCAAAAGTGCAAGAAGAAATCCACCAGCTCAATATTCCAGCCCTAGGACAGAGGCTACCCATTCCCACTGTGAGACCAGCTACCAGGCTGCCTACAGTGGGGAGGTCCACAGGTCTATAGGGCTGCATCAGGGAGAGAACCTAATCCCCTCTGCTAGCACCAACATACAGCCTGCCTCTGTCCCCCAGCCCATCCCTTCTGCCCTACAAGCCGGCACTACACACAGCCCCTCGAGCCTCCAGCAGAGCATCCTGCCTGAGAGTACCAAGCTTAGTGGAACAAGCAAGGGAGAGGTGAGTACAGAGAGTGCTGTCATTTTGAAACAGCATATTTTTAAGTGCAAGGCTAAAAATCTCCTAtcacactattttttttaaaaaagcctgAAGTGCCAAACAGTGTCAAAGAGTTCAGTGAAAGAGCTACAGGTCTGAATTGCAGCATGCTCCTCTTCAAAAGTCATCTCCCAGGTGCCCTGTTGCTGTTGAGGCGCTTCAGAAAAGTGATACAGCATTCTGTCCTAAAACGGCTCAAAGTGACCCAGCTGTTTAAAACAGGCCACGTACTGTATTAGGTAACACTCTGCTGGTGCTACACTCATTACTTTGACCTGGATAGAAAAGGCTGGATGAGCCCAAAAACaagtaaatgtaataattatttaaCTGTGGTACATTTTggtcagaaaacaaaaacaaacctgtAAACAGATGTTTTTGGAAATGACACcaaacatttttcatctttcatcaaACTCACTTCATGTGCTCTTCTGTCACATGACCatggaaaaaaagagtaaaaacctTCAAAAACTCAGCTACAACAGACGTTTATCATACAATGAAACATGTGACCTTATTATCCATATTGTCCAGCAGCAGACTGACAGCAGTTGAAACTGACCAAAATAGTCTGACAATTGTACACTTTGTCCCAGATTTGAGCTTCTAGACATATGGGACATAAAGACAAGCATACAAAGAGACAGATGTACACTCAGATTGACATTTGAAAACCAGGCGAAACCAAACTAACTGCAACAAGACGAGAGGATTTGCTGTCATCAGTTCGGTCAGGTTGTTCCAGATTATCGTAGGATAAACTGGGTGAGGGGACAttttcccttttcctctctctgctctttggATGCTGTTGCTCGGGTCAGCTGCTGCGTGACAGTAAATAAGGCCGTTTTTGGGAATCTCCAGAGGTTTAATGCcatccctcttctcctcctccacaccACTCTGTGCCATCTGCCAGTGGAGAGCTGGGGTTGCTCTGAGCTGGGCCAGGTCAGGCTagtttgtctgaatgtgtgtaGCAACATAAAGCTACATGAGGAGCTATGTAGGGAATGacgatgtctcctacttcactgaaaaaGTTTGGAGGCTTTGTGTTGCCACATCACATTTGTGTGAGTTGCTTAGTTAGTACTGGACCAGGTTGACTTCCAAGCAAGTTGTCATGTCGAGAATCCTGTTCATACACCCACCCCAAAAAATTGGATTTTCAATACGCAGAGAAAATTCCTCCCTTCAgctgatgaatgtgaaaacagccttccagtgtcaaactctgcacatgcatcattctgcacagggaagctcaaacattcaacagtAGGAACAAGAAACAGAAGGACATTCattctttaattaaaaaaacaagacaaacttCTGCTTATTTGCATACCTCTATTATTAATGACTGCTCTATGAAGCTGTAATGTACCTCAGTGAGCTGTGTGATGGTGATTGAGGTCGAAATGAGAGATGTCAATTGCAGGACACAGACTATTAATATCATTGGCCCAGTTGGAGTGAGACATCACAGCACATTAAATAGGAAGGTGCTGCTGGCAGTACGTTTGACTGTGGGATTATATTTACTATGAAatgcacataaatacagtatatggttTTTGTGCAGTTTCATCAGTCATACCCCAATCAGCCAGTATGACACAAACCAACCTGGCACAAAATCAAGTTGATCTTAGATAATCCAACAGCCGACCCACTCACTGCCAACTCATTATTGACTCACCGGCCCCCCTATTGAGGTGTCTGACCAAGCATTACACATCCCACTCCAGTATGTATTACATGGCACTTTGCTGGTATTTGTCTGTGAGGGCATGCTCAGTTTTTGTAGCCATTCTGTAAAATATATGAACAAAACCAGCAGACGAAGTTTAAAGATGAATCAAAAAGACAGACTGTATCTATTCATTAAAAGATTTAACGGTTAAGTCCCGAATAAGCGGCTGAAATCAAAATCAATCTGCTCTTGATGATAAAGGAGTCGGGCAACCGTGAAAATCTCATTATTGTTCAGATCAATTTGTCAAATTGTGTGCTCCCCCC is a genomic window containing:
- the map6d1 gene encoding microtubule-associated protein 6 homolog, which produces MAWPCISRVCCLARFWNQFDKSDLSVPLTIQNYSDIAEQEVRSVTKQVSASERAPGNNYSTPEPRAAGFPQAPADGPGTRGSFRVRKEPSYKPREDYHPPGVPFPSVTQYKQDFKPWPIPRKDNFPWISNGGSRRDSVSDSPANSYHHSQAQQGESRGEREERGRGQRWGEQQQVMEESKTSSYRQEYRPWTGVRPAKSARRNPPAQYSSPRTEATHSHCETSYQAAYSGEVHRSIGLHQGENLIPSASTNIQPASVPQPIPSALQAGTTHSPSSLQQSILPESTKLSGTSKGEEHLVRTKLPPNPSAVFQSGSRVLNV